A window from Opitutia bacterium ISCC 52 encodes these proteins:
- a CDS encoding dienelactone hydrolase family protein, with protein MKLLLRLLLFILLSASITFAQNRAGNKGAGIPPEVLNTYEALDFKGMPYRFLLPDNYDPKQKYPLILNLHGAGGVGDDNESQMRNWTEVFVDQSWRKKYPCVVVAPQSRSSWALFNEKIPKFSTEEIRNFSPGWKALFESGRYSSDAVSTGSLTMAFLLIEQIARDYSIDTKRIYVMGHSLGGIGAWNAIWAEPNKFAAAIPSAGGLMPFKNMSALKSTPIWAFHGDVDPVVPFDFSSSIFEKMKKQNGNMKFTILKDVKHNASNFAFYYKGDNQEKGYITHMSSDRCDPTPSVWDWLFRQRIK; from the coding sequence ATGAAACTCTTACTTAGGCTCCTACTCTTTATACTACTTTCAGCATCCATCACCTTCGCCCAGAATCGGGCAGGCAATAAAGGTGCAGGTATTCCTCCTGAAGTTCTTAATACTTATGAGGCCCTTGATTTCAAAGGAATGCCCTATAGATTTCTCCTACCGGATAATTATGACCCTAAGCAGAAATACCCTCTCATTCTCAACCTTCACGGAGCTGGTGGCGTTGGAGATGACAACGAATCTCAAATGCGTAATTGGACTGAAGTCTTTGTCGATCAGTCATGGCGTAAAAAATATCCCTGTGTAGTAGTTGCTCCTCAATCGAGGAGTTCCTGGGCTCTTTTTAATGAGAAGATTCCCAAATTTTCTACAGAGGAGATCAGAAACTTTTCACCGGGATGGAAAGCACTTTTTGAAAGCGGACGCTATTCGTCAGATGCGGTATCAACTGGAAGCCTAACCATGGCCTTCCTTCTTATAGAGCAAATCGCCCGTGATTATTCCATCGATACCAAACGTATTTACGTCATGGGACATTCTTTGGGTGGCATAGGAGCCTGGAATGCTATTTGGGCGGAACCCAATAAATTTGCCGCAGCTATTCCAAGTGCCGGCGGGTTAATGCCTTTCAAAAATATGAGCGCGTTAAAAAGCACACCCATTTGGGCCTTTCACGGCGACGTTGATCCCGTCGTGCCGTTTGATTTTTCCAGCTCTATTTTCGAGAAAATGAAGAAACAGAATGGGAATATGAAGTTCACCATCCTCAAAGACGTGAAACACAACGCCAGCAATTTTGCTTTCTACTACAAAGGTGATAACCAGGAAAAAGGTTACATCACCCACATGAGCAGCGATCGCTGTGATCCTACACCTAGTGTATGGGATTGGTTATTTAGGCAGAGGATTAAGTGA
- a CDS encoding amidohydrolase, translated as MPLKSLIVVVSLFVGSFAYPVLGDTDKLKSQLQLSIDQSSEKYAEIAHKIWELAEVGYLETESSQLLQKAAEESGFSIKQGVADIPTAFVATYGSGKPVIGIMAEFDALPGLSQTATTERDPRIDGAAGHACGHHLFGAASLAAAVAIKEQIQTGELKGTIRLYGTPAEEGGSGKVYMGRAGLYDDIDIMLHWHPSSSNNASAATSLANKSAKFRFYGVAAHAAGAPHKGKSALDGVEAMNYMANLMREHVPETTRIHYVITKGGEAPNIVPEFAEVFYYIRHPDYHVVRELFERLVLTAEGAAKGTGTEMDYEVIHGNYNLLPNETLASMMHDNLLKVGGVHYSKEETAFAEKLYKTLVQPEQSVGAEKQLAELKLNHGRGSTDVGDVSWLVPTAGLRTATWVPGTSAHTWQAVAAGGTSIAHKGMINAAKTLAMTAADLYQNPKLIKAARKEWNMARGQDFDYYPLLGDRDPPLDYRK; from the coding sequence ATGCCCTTAAAATCGCTTATCGTTGTAGTTTCACTATTTGTTGGATCCTTTGCATATCCCGTTTTAGGGGATACAGATAAACTGAAGAGCCAACTGCAATTATCAATTGATCAATCTTCAGAGAAATATGCAGAAATCGCTCACAAAATATGGGAGTTGGCTGAAGTCGGATACCTCGAAACGGAAAGCTCCCAACTCCTTCAGAAAGCTGCGGAGGAATCTGGATTTTCAATCAAACAAGGAGTTGCCGACATACCCACTGCATTTGTGGCTACATACGGCAGCGGGAAACCTGTCATAGGTATCATGGCTGAATTTGATGCCCTACCCGGCTTATCTCAAACAGCTACTACAGAACGCGACCCACGTATTGATGGAGCTGCAGGCCATGCATGCGGACACCATCTGTTTGGCGCCGCTTCACTTGCAGCAGCGGTTGCGATTAAAGAACAGATTCAAACCGGAGAACTAAAGGGAACCATTCGACTCTACGGGACCCCCGCGGAGGAAGGTGGTTCAGGAAAAGTTTATATGGGTAGAGCCGGTCTCTACGACGATATCGATATCATGCTACATTGGCATCCCAGTTCATCCAACAATGCTTCTGCAGCAACATCTCTGGCAAACAAGTCAGCAAAATTCCGATTTTACGGTGTCGCCGCTCATGCAGCTGGCGCACCCCATAAAGGCAAGTCCGCACTGGACGGAGTTGAAGCGATGAACTACATGGCCAACCTCATGCGTGAACACGTACCGGAAACAACACGTATTCATTATGTGATTACCAAAGGCGGCGAGGCTCCCAATATCGTTCCAGAATTTGCTGAAGTATTTTATTACATCCGACATCCCGACTATCATGTGGTCAGAGAGTTATTTGAGCGACTCGTCTTGACAGCTGAAGGAGCCGCAAAGGGAACGGGCACTGAAATGGACTACGAGGTAATTCATGGAAACTACAACTTACTCCCCAACGAAACTTTAGCGTCCATGATGCACGATAACCTGCTTAAAGTAGGCGGCGTCCACTATTCCAAGGAAGAAACCGCATTTGCTGAAAAACTCTACAAAACCCTGGTACAACCGGAACAATCGGTTGGAGCAGAAAAACAGCTTGCAGAATTAAAACTAAACCACGGTCGAGGTTCAACTGACGTAGGAGATGTAAGTTGGTTGGTCCCTACAGCAGGACTAAGAACCGCTACCTGGGTTCCGGGCACCTCAGCCCATACCTGGCAGGCAGTAGCTGCAGGAGGAACCAGCATAGCTCACAAAGGCATGATCAATGCGGCCAAAACCTTGGCAATGACCGCAGCAGATCTTTATCAGAATCCAAAACTTATTAAAGCAGCCCGAAAAGAATGGAACATGGCTCGCGGCCAAGACTTTGATTACTACCCACTCTTAGGGGACCGCGATCCCCCACTCGATTACCGTAAATAA
- a CDS encoding AMP-binding protein produces the protein MHALASSIAADAGNGPIFSALTTRGALHILSEEQTTNSQRFVEYLETYQPDTLKIVPSLLATLQGDLNPGQVLPTQVLTLGGESSKREWVVAWKEAAAGCEIFNHYGPTETTVGVATFQIADEIPQTESNSLPIGKALNDTQLYIVNDKMKIVTDGSPGELLTGGSLVGRGYLNNPEKTAESFIPDPFSKKMNKTNTRDPRPGITYSDMGQVEQSFYQLS, from the coding sequence ATTCATGCACTTGCATCTTCCATTGCAGCAGACGCCGGCAATGGACCCATTTTCTCAGCACTGACAACTCGAGGAGCCCTGCATATTCTCTCAGAAGAGCAAACAACCAATTCTCAAAGGTTTGTCGAATACCTAGAGACATATCAACCAGACACCCTGAAGATAGTCCCCTCTTTGTTGGCTACCCTGCAAGGAGACCTAAACCCAGGACAGGTACTCCCAACGCAAGTGCTAACTCTCGGAGGAGAATCCTCCAAGCGAGAATGGGTAGTTGCCTGGAAAGAAGCCGCCGCTGGGTGTGAAATATTCAATCACTATGGACCCACCGAAACCACCGTCGGCGTTGCGACCTTCCAAATCGCAGATGAGATTCCGCAAACCGAAAGCAATTCTTTGCCAATCGGAAAAGCTCTAAACGACACCCAACTCTATATCGTAAATGACAAAATGAAAATCGTCACAGACGGTTCACCCGGCGAATTGCTGACCGGAGGCAGTTTAGTTGGGAGAGGTTATTTAAACAATCCCGAAAAAACAGCGGAAAGTTTTATCCCAGATCCATTCTCAAAAAAGATGAATAAAACGAATACTCGAGATCCTAGACCGGGAATCACGTATTCAGATATGGGTCAAGTTGAGCAAAGCTTCTATCAACTCAGCTAG
- a CDS encoding AMP-binding protein — translation MAGKTIKLSEILEGLRSEYSDCCLHELIAKASRQHPDSIAVLYEGSSLTYQELETRASILSSNLLKQGAGPEIIIPICLDRSLEMIAGIYGILKSGAAYAPIDPKFPQSRIDYILKDLDSDIGITTTPHLSKFESIETKIDLLNLPVQVEVDGKTECQQVTPNNLAYIIYTSGSTGNPKGACIEHRNIVSYIYALCDRLSVRSP, via the coding sequence ATGGCTGGAAAAACAATTAAGCTTTCTGAGATTTTAGAGGGACTGAGGAGTGAATACTCTGATTGCTGCCTACATGAGTTAATTGCCAAAGCAAGCAGACAGCACCCAGATTCTATTGCTGTGCTTTATGAGGGGTCTTCGCTTACTTACCAGGAGCTTGAAACCAGGGCATCGATCCTTTCTTCCAATTTGCTAAAACAGGGGGCAGGTCCCGAAATAATCATCCCAATTTGTTTAGACCGCTCACTTGAAATGATTGCTGGGATCTATGGCATCCTAAAGTCGGGGGCAGCTTATGCACCCATTGATCCAAAATTTCCACAATCAAGAATCGATTACATTCTGAAGGATCTAGACTCCGATATAGGAATAACAACGACTCCACATCTTTCCAAGTTTGAGTCTATCGAAACAAAAATAGATTTACTAAACTTACCTGTACAAGTGGAGGTCGATGGGAAAACTGAATGTCAACAAGTAACCCCAAACAATCTTGCCTACATCATCTACACAAGTGGATCTACAGGTAACCCCAAAGGAGCCTGCATAGAACACAGGAATATAGTCTCATATATTTATGCCCTTTGCGACAGGTTGTCAGTGAGGAGTCCTTAG